In Solanum lycopersicum chromosome 5, SLM_r2.1, the following are encoded in one genomic region:
- the LOC101253588 gene encoding putative F-box protein At1g76830 isoform X8: MEPSSKERKIVTVEVPEKAFFDILVRSPIKSVLRNKLVSKGVASIITSTDFIESHMERSGRSYELVTFANDSKKYGYASVLLSEEDPDRSESVDLLNFEFLSTCRGLVLLVDNRSAVKQQLYVSNPAIKKTVALPIINESFYIFTAGLGFNAEEKTYKVLVLSTNKRNKMYICRFRPSNIDEPIEWEDVSSLAPSSYARKKNVFMKGAIHWVAYKKEDETHQRNSVLFYNVKTEDFSEMNFPSSIEVTVASNYLLGGEEFKVDISTTDQSIQLVVGSFLHDTGFDIWIMNKYGNPISWSKRSHISPFTIPRNTDYRLNECLPEQTWMDRLSNRQIDFDDKLDEPLGIRNGEAVWWKTKKGFLALHDAATRNIRYAPNIRHTQVEGLQLFPDPMFVAKYKESLVLLPEVHFQISTNPLSRPLPPLLDGLPTGLQHFGESCFCYGKRKYQCISL; the protein is encoded by the exons ATGGAGCCTTCATCAAAAGAGAGGAAAATAGTTACTGTTGAAGTTCCAGAGAAAgcattttttgatatattggtaAGATCACCAATAAAATCTGTTCTTCGAAACAAGCTTGTCTCTAAAGGAGTAGCTAGTATCATAACATCTACCGACTTTATTGAGTCACATATGGAAAGAAGTGGTCGATCCTATGAACTTGTTACCTTCGCCAATGATTCTAAAAAATATGGATATGCATCGGTTCTGTTGTCTGAGGAGGATCCTGATCGATCAGAATCTGTAGATCTACTCAATTTTGAGTTCCTCTCTACTTGCAGGGGATTAGTGCTTTTGGTGGATAACAGATCAGCTGTTAAACAACAGCTTTATGTTTCCAACCCCGCTATCAAGAAAACAGTAGCACTGCCAATAATAAACGAATCATTCTATATTTTTACGGCTGGGTTAGGATTTAATGCTGAGGAAAAAACTTACAAAGTCCTTGTTCTTTCGACAAACAAGCGTAATAAGATGTATATATGTAGGTTTAGACCTTCTAacattgatgagccaattgaaTGGGAAGATGTGAGCAGTCTGGCTCCATCTAGTTATGCAAGAAAAAAGAATGTGTTCATGAAAGGGGCGATACACTGGGTTGCCTATAAAAAGGAAGATGAAACCCATCAGAGAAATAGTGTTCTGTTTTATAATGTAAAGACGGAGGATTTTTCAGAAATGAATTTTCCTTCCAGCATAGAAGTTACTGTCGCTTCAAATTACTTGTTGGGTGGGGAGGAATTTAAAGTGGATATTTCTACAACTGATCAGTCCATTCAGTTGGTGGTTGGTTCCTTTCTTCATGACACTGGGTTCGATATTTGGATTATGAACAAATATGGGAATCCAATCTCTTGGAGCAAGAGATCCCATATTTCACCTTTTACCATACCGCGTAACACTGACTACAGATTGAATGAGTGCCTACCTGAACAAACTTGGATGGATCGGTTGTCTAACAGACAGATTGATTTTGATGATAAATTGGATGAGCCCCTTGGGATAAGAAACGGGGAAGCTGTTTGgtggaaaacaaaaaaagggtTTTTGGCCTTACATGATGCTGCAACAAGGAACATCAGGTATGCCCCCAATATTAGGCACACTCAAGTAGAAGGGTTACAACTCTTTCCAGATCCCATGTTTGTTGCTAAGTACAAGGAGTCCCTTGTGTTGCTACCGGAGGTCCATTTCCAAATTTCTACCAACCCTCTCTCTAGACCGCTTCCTCCGCTGTTGGATGGCCTCCCTACAG GACTTCAACATTTTGGTGAATCTTGCTTCTGCTATGGAAAAAGAAAGTATCAGTGCATTTCGCTTTAA